Part of the Bacillus cereus group sp. RP43 genome is shown below.
CGCTTGTTATTAATCTTGAAATTTGGGATCAAAAGAAAAATTATGATCGCTTAGGTCTTGATGAAGAGAAGATGAAGATTATTGATACAGAACTTACGAAGATTACACTTCCAGTTCGTCCTGGTCGAAACTTGGCTGTTATTATTGAAGTAGCAGCGATGAACTTCAGATTAAAACGTATGGGAGTCAATGCGGCACAGCAGTTCTCTGAGCGATTAATGAGTGCGATTGAGTTAGGAAATCAAGAGTAGACTCTGGAGAGGGAGGTCATACATATGCTGTTAGGTTCTGTACCACAGCTTGACCGTATAGCAGTCCAACTTGGACCGTTCCCTGTTTATTGGTATGGGGTTATTATCGGTACAGGTGTGCTATTAGGTCTTTGGCTAGCAACTCGCGAGGGAGAAAGGCTTGGTATTCACAAAGATACATTTATCGATCTTGTATTAATTGCAGTACCAATTGCGATTCTTTTTGCGAGAATGTATTATGTCATTTTTGAATGGGAATATTATTCGCAAAATCCGAGTCAAATTATTAATATTCGTCAAGGTGGTTTGGCGATTCATGGTGGTTTAATCGGAGCTGTTATTACAGGAATTCTTTTTGCAAAACGACGCGGGCTTTCATTTTGGAAGTTAGCGGATATTGCTGCGCCGAGTATTTTACTAGGACAAGCAATTGGCCGATGGGGAAACTTTATGAACCAAGAGGCGCATGGTGATGAAGTGACGAGACAGTTTTTAGAAGGTCTTCATTTACCGGATTTCATTATTAATCAAATGTACATTGATGGTGTGTATTATCACCCAACGTTTTTATATGAATCATTATGGAACTTTGCAGGTGTTATTTTACTACTCGCGTTACGAAAAGTGAATTTACGCCGTGGTGAATTATTCTTCACATATTTAATTTGGTATTCAGTGGGACGCTTCTTCGTAGAAGGTTTGCGTACAGATAGTTTAATGTTAGGACCACTTCGTATTGCACAAGTAATGTCTATTGGAATTGTTGTTATTTCTATCATTTTCATTATTGTGAGACGAAAAATGGGGCAAGCTGATAAAAGATATTTAGAAAATTAGAGAAAAGTAGCATCTTATATAAGATGCTGCTTCTTTCATATTCAGGTAATGAAAGGATTAAGGACGATGAAAATAAATACAGTGTTATTTGATTTAGATGGAACGTTAATTAATACAAATGAACTTATTATCTCTTCTTTTTTACATACGTTAAATCACTATTATTCTAATCAGTATAAGCGTGAAGATGTTTTGCCATTTATCGGCCCATCTTTGCATGACACTTTTAGTAAGATTGATGCAAGCAAGGTTGAAGAGATGATTACATGTTATCGTCAATTTAATCATGAGCATCATGATGAATTAGTGGAGGAATATGAAACTGTATATGAAACGGTTGAAGAATTGAAGAAGCAAGGTTATAAGATTGGCATCGTTACAACGAAAGCGAGACAGACGGTTGAAATGGGATTAAAGCTTTCGAAACTTGATCAGTTTTTTGATGTTGTCGTGACGATTGATGATGTGGAACATGTGAAACCACATCCGGAACCACTTCAAAAAGCGCTCGAATTATTAGATGCAAAGCCAGAAGAAACATTGATGGTTGGTGATAATCACCATGATATCGTCGGTGGACAAAATGCAGGTACGAAAACAGTAGCGGTTTCATGGACATTGAAAGGTAGAGCGTATTTAGAAGCGTATAAACCAGATTATGTGCTAGATAAAATGAGTGATTTACTACCGATTTTGTCCCGCATTAA
Proteins encoded:
- the lgt gene encoding prolipoprotein diacylglyceryl transferase, which gives rise to MLLGSVPQLDRIAVQLGPFPVYWYGVIIGTGVLLGLWLATREGERLGIHKDTFIDLVLIAVPIAILFARMYYVIFEWEYYSQNPSQIINIRQGGLAIHGGLIGAVITGILFAKRRGLSFWKLADIAAPSILLGQAIGRWGNFMNQEAHGDEVTRQFLEGLHLPDFIINQMYIDGVYYHPTFLYESLWNFAGVILLLALRKVNLRRGELFFTYLIWYSVGRFFVEGLRTDSLMLGPLRIAQVMSIGIVVISIIFIIVRRKMGQADKRYLEN
- the ppaX gene encoding pyrophosphatase PpaX, with the protein product MKINTVLFDLDGTLINTNELIISSFLHTLNHYYSNQYKREDVLPFIGPSLHDTFSKIDASKVEEMITCYRQFNHEHHDELVEEYETVYETVEELKKQGYKIGIVTTKARQTVEMGLKLSKLDQFFDVVVTIDDVEHVKPHPEPLQKALELLDAKPEETLMVGDNHHDIVGGQNAGTKTVAVSWTLKGRAYLEAYKPDYVLDKMSDLLPILSRING